In a genomic window of Armatimonadota bacterium:
- a CDS encoding nuclear transport factor 2 family protein — protein MRCRILMALGIAALAAGTPTAFAADKATEKALKAEYVKYMNAVKAKDMATLDSMMAPDFKMQMGKQTWNRKQSMDMMKQQLAMTKSFDKWDYTFGPVTRKGNMATGIVHEHTATTVMGQDKKLHKMTDTGASKSTFRRMGREWKVVNVVSMGGKMTMDGKPYDPMKAMAKDQKMKNGSM, from the coding sequence ATGAGATGCAGAATATTGATGGCTCTCGGGATCGCGGCGCTCGCCGCGGGGACACCGACGGCTTTCGCGGCCGATAAGGCCACCGAGAAGGCGCTCAAGGCAGAATACGTCAAGTACATGAACGCCGTCAAAGCGAAGGACATGGCGACGCTGGATAGCATGATGGCCCCCGATTTCAAGATGCAGATGGGCAAGCAGACATGGAATCGGAAACAATCGATGGACATGATGAAGCAGCAACTTGCTATGACGAAGTCATTCGATAAGTGGGACTACACGTTCGGGCCAGTGACCAGAAAGGGCAACATGGCCACCGGCATCGTCCACGAACATACCGCCACCACGGTTATGGGGCAAGACAAGAAGCTTCACAAGATGACCGATACCGGCGCCTCGAAAAGCACGTTTCGCAGGATGGGCCGCGAATGGAAAGTCGTCAACGTGGTGTCTATGGGCGGCAAGATGACGATGGACGGCAAGCCCTATGACCCGATGAAGGCGATGGCGAAGGACCAGAAGATGAAGAACGGCTCGATGTAG
- a CDS encoding ferritin has translation MISKTMQDAINAQITREYYSSYLYLSMAAYFESESLTGFAKWMRVQVQEENAHALIFFNYICDRDGKVELGAIEKPPAAFTSALDVFEKTYEHEQKVTAWINDLADLAVSEKDHASRRLLDWFVDEQVEEEANDTTIIAALKRIGNDGNALLTLDKELGARVFALPAPLAGRA, from the coding sequence ATGATCAGCAAGACCATGCAGGATGCCATCAACGCCCAAATCACCCGGGAATACTACTCCTCTTATCTCTATCTGTCGATGGCCGCGTATTTTGAATCGGAATCACTGACCGGCTTCGCGAAGTGGATGCGCGTTCAGGTGCAGGAGGAGAATGCGCACGCGCTCATTTTCTTCAACTACATCTGCGACCGGGATGGAAAGGTGGAATTGGGCGCGATCGAAAAGCCGCCGGCAGCCTTCACTTCCGCGCTTGATGTGTTTGAGAAGACGTACGAGCACGAGCAGAAGGTCACTGCGTGGATTAACGATCTTGCCGATCTGGCCGTCTCCGAAAAGGACCACGCCAGCCGCAGGCTCCTCGATTGGTTTGTGGACGAGCAGGTCGAAGAAGAGGCCAACGATACCACCATCATCGCCGCACTCAAACGCATCGGCAATGATGGCAACGCCCTGTTGACCCTGGACAAGGAACTCGGCGCCCGCGTTTTCGCGCTTCCGGCGCCGCTGGCCGGACGGGCGTAG
- a CDS encoding DUF554 domain-containing protein produces MLGTWINVGTVLVGTVVGGLLGERLKPQTHSTVTSVLGCITLILGIESAMKTPDALKTAALAPQLGFFLVVLLSLLFGALLGETLDVEGWLHRLGQFAEKRFGQSEGDFGKGFVTASLLFCVGPLTILGCFQDGLKGDYSLLATKAVLDGFAAMAFSAAFGWGVALSAVTVLVVQGGLTLSAGAVQPLMNDVMITAMTAAGGIILMGLGLKLLDIKQMRVANLLPALVLAPGFVALCNLVKPGFFPVN; encoded by the coding sequence ATGCTAGGTACCTGGATCAACGTTGGGACTGTTCTGGTTGGCACTGTGGTTGGCGGGCTTCTCGGCGAGCGCCTGAAGCCTCAAACACATTCCACTGTGACCTCGGTACTGGGTTGCATCACGCTTATCCTGGGAATCGAGAGCGCCATGAAGACGCCGGACGCGCTCAAGACGGCCGCCCTGGCGCCACAACTGGGGTTCTTCCTCGTCGTGCTGCTCTCCCTGCTGTTCGGCGCCTTGTTGGGTGAAACCCTGGATGTTGAAGGTTGGTTGCATAGACTGGGCCAATTCGCGGAGAAAAGATTCGGCCAGAGTGAAGGCGACTTCGGAAAGGGATTCGTAACCGCCAGCCTGCTGTTTTGTGTGGGCCCGCTCACGATTCTGGGGTGTTTCCAGGATGGTTTGAAAGGCGACTACTCGCTGCTGGCCACGAAGGCGGTTCTGGACGGATTCGCGGCGATGGCGTTCTCCGCGGCGTTCGGGTGGGGCGTGGCGCTTTCCGCGGTCACCGTCCTGGTAGTCCAGGGAGGCTTAACGCTCAGCGCCGGCGCCGTGCAGCCCCTGATGAATGACGTGATGATCACGGCGATGACCGCGGCGGGGGGCATCATACTGATGGGACTGGGTCTGAAACTTCTGGATATCAAGCAGATGCGGGTGGCGAATCTGTTGCCGGCGCTTGTCCTTGCGCCGGGCTTCGTCGCACTATGCAATCTGGTCAAGCCGGGATTCTTCCCGGTGAACTGA
- a CDS encoding phosphodiester glycosidase family protein — translation MILGYQSLIIRATTVAALAATTMAPALTTPGVVAQTHRVHGVTAQVVTVNLNDPHLAVTVGLARGGIGHSESMASMMRRMQPAAAITGTFFCVRSLLPVGDIVRNGRTVYRGPAGTGFCAFASNTLDFHPRRYGRTIHWRNRDTVLCTGPTLLRKGRNVLSPRDEGYRDGSLWALRPRTAVGWTRANKMLLVCVTRPIHLRTMTGIMKALGCKEALGLDGGSSCALYANGRLCVRPGRRLTNVLMVIRTAKPRPAVVARLRREELTRLARATPHGQGNSTFAALAANLALAIGP, via the coding sequence ATGATACTGGGCTATCAGTCGCTCATCATTCGGGCCACAACGGTGGCGGCGCTGGCCGCCACGACCATGGCGCCCGCGCTCACCACACCTGGTGTCGTCGCGCAAACGCACCGCGTTCATGGTGTGACCGCCCAGGTTGTAACGGTCAACCTGAATGACCCGCACCTCGCCGTAACCGTCGGACTCGCCCGCGGAGGGATCGGGCACTCGGAGTCGATGGCTTCCATGATGCGCCGGATGCAGCCTGCCGCGGCGATCACGGGCACGTTCTTCTGCGTGCGCTCTCTGCTGCCGGTTGGCGACATCGTCAGGAACGGCCGCACTGTCTATCGGGGTCCCGCCGGCACGGGGTTCTGCGCCTTTGCCAGCAACACGCTGGATTTCCATCCACGCCGGTATGGGCGAACGATCCACTGGCGAAACAGGGATACCGTACTCTGCACCGGCCCCACGCTGTTGAGGAAAGGGCGCAACGTGCTATCGCCGCGCGACGAAGGGTATCGGGATGGCAGCCTGTGGGCGCTCCGACCCAGGACGGCGGTTGGATGGACGCGCGCCAACAAGATGCTTCTCGTCTGCGTCACGAGGCCCATCCACCTCAGGACGATGACGGGGATAATGAAGGCACTGGGGTGCAAGGAGGCGTTGGGGCTGGACGGCGGCTCCTCTTGCGCGCTCTATGCCAACGGACGGCTGTGTGTGAGGCCGGGCCGAAGGCTCACTAATGTGCTGATGGTCATCCGCACCGCAAAACCCCGGCCGGCGGTGGTCGCGCGGTTGCGGCGTGAGGAGCTCACACGGCTCGCTCGCGCCACACCCCATGGCCAGGGGAACAGCACATTCGCGGCCCTGGCTGCCAACCTGGCCCTGGCCATAGGCCCTTAA